From Gemmatimonadota bacterium:
CCGGCGCAAGCGCCGGAGACGACGGGACACGGGTTGCAGCTGAGGCAGCGGCGTGCAGGTGCGGTGAACGAGGGTGGCGGCGGACGATCATGAGCGGTAACGCAGGGCTCCCGGTGGCGAACGTCGCGCACGCGCACTGTGGTGTGCGTCCACGCGACGGCCGGCGGCAATATCGGCCGCACCCCACCCGCTTGCAACCAGCGTGCCCCGCGGGTGAGTGCCCCCGCCCGCGGCCGTGACTCGGGGCAGGCGCCTCGAAGCGCCCCGTTTCGGGGTCGACGTGCCCCGGGACACGATCACCCGAGGCGGCTCCCCTCGACCAGATGCCGGTGCCCTCCTCCACGGCCCGGGGACGGCCCCCTCCGACGCGCAGGAAGTGCCTCCGGCGTCGAGCAGCAGGACCCTCGCTGCCATTGGCGGTGACTCGACCGCATCGCTGGGTCGGCCGCTTCGCCCGGACTGCTCCCAGACGCAACGCGGGCCACGATCTCGCGTGAGACCGTGGCCCGCTGTCGCAGCCGCTACGCCGGCCGGCCTAACGAAGCCCGGGGGTGAGCCGCGACCGGAGGATGCCCAGGCGCTTGCGCACCGAGCCGTCCATGACCGTGTCGCCAACCTTCACGATGATCCCGCCGAGGATGGCCGGGTTCACGTGCACGTGCGGGACGACCGTCTTGCCCAGGCGCGTGGTGAGCTGCTTGGCGATTGCGGCGCGGTCAGCCTCGGACGCGTCGCGTGCCAGCGTGACCTGCGCGTGCACCCGCCCTTCGGTCTCGTCGACCAGGTTGGCGTACTCCACCGAGATCTCGGGAATGAGCATCTGGCGGCGGTTCTGGACGAGCTTGACCAGGAAGAGCACGAGCGGGCGCGGGAGGACCGGGCCGAAGGCCTTCTGGATGACGGCGATCTTCGCGTCGGCCGAGACCTGCGGCGCCGCGAGGAAGTTGGTGAGGCGCGCGTCGCCGGTGACCGCATCGGACACCGCCGACATCATCGATCCCCACCCATCGAGTGCGTTCGCCTTGCGGGCGAGCGCGAGCAGCGCCTCCGCGTAGTTGCGCGCGATGGTGGTCTCGCGCATTTAGCGGGTCCCCGCGGCGGGGATGCTGGCGAGGAAGTCCTCGACCAACTTGCGATTGCCGGCGTCGTCGAGGTTCTTGGCGATCAGCTTGCTCGCGCCGGCGAGGGCGAGGTCGACCGCTTCGCGCCGCAGGTCGCCGATCGCGCGCAGCTTCTCGTTCTCGATGTCGCGCTTGGCGCGCTCGAGCAGCTCCTGCTGCTGGGCGCGGGTCTCCTCGAGCATCGACGCCTTGAGCTTCTCGGAGGTCGCGCGGCCGTCGGCAATGAACTTCTGCGCCTCGGCGCGCGCCGCGTCGAGCTGCGCCTGCTGCTCGGCGAGGAGCTTGGCCGCGGCGTCACGATCCTGCTGCGCCTTCGTGATCGCCGATTCGAGCGCCGCTTCGCGCGCTTCCACCGCCGCGACGAGCGGCTTGAAGGCGTAGCGCGAGAGGACGACGAGCAGGACGATGAAGATGAGCAGCGTCCAGAACATCAACCCGCCGTTGGGCGAGAGGAGGTTCACCTTCCCGCCTTCTTCAGCGGCGAACGCCGTGGCCGGCGTGGCGAGCAGGATGAGCGCAGTGCTGAGTGGAGTACGCATGGCTATCGAGGATCGGTGCATGAGCACCTGTATGGTCCGGTGCAGGCATCGGGACGTCCGGTGCACGCTCCGGCGACGACCGGCACAACCGCACCGGTACACGCGAAGGGGAGTGGAACAGCACGGTGGTCACCCCGGGGCGACCACCGTGCCCACGAACTAGAACTTGCCCTGGATCTGGAACGCGACGACGACGCCGAACAGCGCGGCGCCTTCGATGAGGGCGGCCAGGATGAGCGCCGCGGTCTGGATGCGGCCGGCCGCTTCGGGCTGACGCGCCATCCCCTCGACGGCATGCGCACCGATGTTGCCGATGCCGATGCCCGCGCCGATGACGGCGAGGCCGGCGCCGAGACCGGCGCCGATGAGGGAGAGACCCTGATTGTTGCTGGTGGCCTCAGCGGCCGCCTGGAGGAGCGGGAACACTTCGATCATTGGAAAGTCTCGTGCCTAACGTTGAACATCAGCGCTCCGCGACGACGAGCCGTCCGTCGCTGCCTGTCACCGGACCCCGGGGCCCAACAGGCGTCACCAACCGCTCGGTTGGCTACAAGACTCAGCTCGGTGAGCGATGCCGAGTGAGTACAGCAACTCAGAAGACGGGAAGACGAGAAGACGAGATGACGAGATACCGACCCTCGGGCGCCGGGACTCGAGCTGATCTCAACCCAACTCGTCTTCCCGTCTTCCCGTCTTCCCTTCATCCGATCTTAGTGGTGCGCCTCGCGGATCTGGCCGATGAAGACCGAGGCCAGCAAGGTGAAGATGAATGCCTGCAGGAAGGCGACGAACAGCTCGAGCATCATGATGGCGACCGCCATCAGGAAGGGAGCCGCCGAGACCGGACCGGCAAAGGTGAAGATCAGGCCGATGAGCGCGAGGACGACGATGTGTCCCGCGGTCATGTTGGCGAAGAGACGGATCGCCAGCGCGAACGGCTTCGTCAGCTTTCCGATCATTTCGACCGGCGACATGATCAGGAACATCGGGATCCGCATGTAGATCGGAAGCTCGGTGTTCCAGTAGAAGATGGTCGAGAGGTAGTGAATCCCCTGGGCGCGCATCCCCGCCACTTCCACGACGATGAACGTCATGATGGCGAGCGTCGCCGTGACCGCGATGTTCCCCGTCGCCGTCGACCCGTAGGGGACGAGGCCGAGCAGGTTGGCGGTGAGGATGAAGAAGAAGATCGTGAGGAGGTACGGGACGAAGCCGTTGCCGTGGTGGCCCACGTTAGGCAGGATGACTTCGTTGCGCATGTAGAGGACCATCGCCTCGAGGCCGGCGGCGAACCCCTTGGGGCGCCCGACCTCGTGATGGTGGCGGGCGTGGGCCCGCGCCGTCCCGATGAGGATGACCGACACCAGCAGGGCGGCGATGAGCATCATCACCACGTGCTTGGTGGGGGAGAGGTTGACCTCCATCCCCCCGAGGTGCACCGGCTCCCACAGCGGGGCGCAGCCGTGCTCGCCCTCGTGGCGGCCGATGCAGATTTCCTTGTAGAACGGCGGAAAGATCGACGGAAGCTCCATGTGATAGGAGTCCGTGATGTGCGGCGTGATGATGTCGACCTTCTCGGCCGCGGCCGCAGCCGGCGCATGGGACTCCTGCGCGGACACGGGGGCGGCAAACAGCGCAGAGGCCAGCAGGAGCGAACGGAGCGCGCTCATGTCTTCAGGAACAGGGGTTCAACCAACGTCGACGCAAACAGGAATACTGCCAGGCTGACCATCGCCACCGGCGACGCCAGCGCAAATGCCTTCACGATCACCAGCACATACACGGCAAAGACGAGGAGGCGCATGATCGCCCCGAGTCCCCACCCGGCAATCACGTTCTTGTCCGCAGACAAGCGAAGGATTGCAAATGCGAGGAGCTGCACCACAAAGGCCACCAGGGCGCTGACGAGAATTGCGTGCCGCGCCTCGGCGCCGCCGTAGACCAGGGTGAGGACCCATCCCAGGACGGCGATGAGCGTTGCCCCAACGACGGAAAACATCACGAACGACTTCACTGGCGGTGTGCTTCCTCCTCGCGACGCAAGTCGGCCATGAGCCGGCGATACATGCTGTAGAACGCCGCCCCTGCCCCGACGAACACACCGATGAGGATCCCCCACGGCTTCGTCCCGAACCGCCGGTCGACCCACTGACCCGCGTACAGGAAGAGGAGGATGGATGCCGCGAACTGCAGGCCGACCCCGCCATACTTCGCGGCCGACCGAGCCAACCGGGCATCGGCCGAATCGTCCAACCGCCCGCCATTCGGCTTCTGTGGATCCCCGGACATTCGGGGCGGGAATCTAGGAGTTTGTGAAATTTTTCGCAAGCGAACTACCGACCGGCGGATTGGCAAAGTCCAACGTGAGGCGACGACCCCGAACTCTCTGATTTTCCTTGAGTTATGGAATCCTGACCGCTTGACGCCCGCTTTATGCGAGGATATGTTCGCACCGCCTGCTCTTTCTGGCCACGTTCTCTCGCGCTCCACCGATCTCCGGCGCATGCAGCCGCGCTCCGCTCCCCTCCTCGTCGCCCTCCTCGTCCTCGCCTCCGCGTGCGGCCCTCGCGCGCGCTCGGCCGAGGCCGCCGCGCACAAGCGCGTCGACGGAGGCCCCCCGGTTGCGTCGTCGCTCGACGTGCAACTCGCCGACGACGTCCAGTTCGCCTTCCACGTGACCAACAGCGCCGCCAAGCGCCTCGAGCTCACCTTCCCCAACGGCCTCACCCACGACATCGTCGTGCTCGATGAGGGGGGACGCGAAGTGTGGCGCTGGAGCGAGGGACGCATGTTCACGCAGACGCTCCAGAACCACATCCTCGAGCGCGACGAGACCGTCTCGTACGGCGCGCAGTGGCGCCCCGACGCGTTGCACGGCTCGTTCGTCGCCGTCGCGTCGCTCCGCAGCGAGAACTATCCCATCGAGCAACGCGTCCGCTTCGTCCTTCCGTAAGCGCGAGCGCCCCACGCACGTCGGTCCCACATCGCGGCGAGTCCAACACCGGACTCGCCGTTTGCGTTGTTGCACGGCGACG
This genomic window contains:
- the atpB gene encoding F0F1 ATP synthase subunit A, whose translation is MSALRSLLLASALFAAPVSAQESHAPAAAAAEKVDIITPHITDSYHMELPSIFPPFYKEICIGRHEGEHGCAPLWEPVHLGGMEVNLSPTKHVVMMLIAALLVSVILIGTARAHARHHHEVGRPKGFAAGLEAMVLYMRNEVILPNVGHHGNGFVPYLLTIFFFILTANLLGLVPYGSTATGNIAVTATLAIMTFIVVEVAGMRAQGIHYLSTIFYWNTELPIYMRIPMFLIMSPVEMIGKLTKPFALAIRLFANMTAGHIVVLALIGLIFTFAGPVSAAPFLMAVAIMMLELFVAFLQAFIFTLLASVFIGQIREAHH
- a CDS encoding AtpZ/AtpI family protein, with product MSGDPQKPNGGRLDDSADARLARSAAKYGGVGLQFAASILLFLYAGQWVDRRFGTKPWGILIGVFVGAGAAFYSMYRRLMADLRREEEAHRQ
- the atpF gene encoding F0F1 ATP synthase subunit B; its protein translation is MRTPLSTALILLATPATAFAAEEGGKVNLLSPNGGLMFWTLLIFIVLLVVLSRYAFKPLVAAVEAREAALESAITKAQQDRDAAAKLLAEQQAQLDAARAEAQKFIADGRATSEKLKASMLEETRAQQQELLERAKRDIENEKLRAIGDLRREAVDLALAGASKLIAKNLDDAGNRKLVEDFLASIPAAGTR
- the atpE gene encoding ATP synthase F0 subunit C produces the protein MIEVFPLLQAAAEATSNNQGLSLIGAGLGAGLAVIGAGIGIGNIGAHAVEGMARQPEAAGRIQTAALILAALIEGAALFGVVVAFQIQGKF
- a CDS encoding F0F1 ATP synthase subunit delta is translated as MRETTIARNYAEALLALARKANALDGWGSMMSAVSDAVTGDARLTNFLAAPQVSADAKIAVIQKAFGPVLPRPLVLFLVKLVQNRRQMLIPEISVEYANLVDETEGRVHAQVTLARDASEADRAAIAKQLTTRLGKTVVPHVHVNPAILGGIIVKVGDTVMDGSVRKRLGILRSRLTPGLR